TAGAGGGTACGATACTATTATAGAAGAAAACGTTAAAATTGATAATATTGTGCAAATAGCGCATGCAGTAAGGGTAGGGAAAAATACAGAAATAGGTGCTGGAGCTGTTATTTCTGGGAATACCGTTGTAGGAGAGGATGTGTGGATAGGTCCAAACGTAACTCTTTCCAATAAAATTAAAATAGGGAACAAAGCTTTTGTTAGTTTAGGGGCAGTTGTTATAGACAATATTAAAGATGGAGAAAGAGTTGCGGGTAACTTTGCTTATAACACGAAAAAGTTTATGAAAGAATTTAAAATGAAAAAAAGTGAAGGGGAATAATTAACTTATGCCAATGAAACTTTTTAGACAAAGGTGATCTTTTTGAAGATACTGTATATTACAAATTTATTTCCATATCCAGAAAACGAAACCCGCGGAATATTTATAACCCGCAGATTAGAAGTTTTGAAGAATTATGGCATTAAATTTGATGTCTATGGCCCTATTCCTAAAGAAGGTAATAGCTTGAAGGCAGTAAGAAAAATTATTGGAAGAGAAGGAATTAATGTTTATAAACCTTTCTATGAATTGGGTGGTATTAGATACAAATATGTGTTTTATGATAATAATCTCTTTCATGTTTTTTCTAAAAAGGTGCTTAAAAAAAATAAAGAAAAAAAATTATCCAAAGAAGTTGCAACCAAAATATACAGTAATAATAATCCATATTTTGATATAATTCATGCTCATGGGATGTATACTCCTCCAGCTGGTCTAGTGGCAAAGCTTTTATCAGAGAAATTGAATATTCCATATGTTGTTACTTGCCATGGGAGCGATATAAATTTAGGAATGCCAAACAACAAAGAGTTATACAACGATGTTTTAGAAAACGCAGATAAAGTTATATTCGTAAGTAATACGCTATTGAATAAAGCAAAATCTTTTGGCTATTCGGGAAGTAATTCAGTTGTAATTCCTAACGGGATAGAACCTGATTCATTCAAACCTTTAAATAAAGAAAAGATAAAAAGAGAGTTGGGGCTAAACAAAAAAGTGATTGGTTTTGTTGGGGGATTGATAAATATAAAAAGAGCAGACAAATTCCCTGAGATATTTGAAAATATAGCTTCAACTCAAGAAGTTGAGTTTTTGGTAGTTGGAGATGGAGAGTTAAGAGAAAAGGTTGAAAAAGAATGCAAAAAAAGAAAGATAAATGTAAAGTTTGTAGGTAGAGTTCCTAACGATGAGGCGCCATATTATATGAATGCTATGGACGTTATGATACTACCAAGCAGAAATGAGGGTTTTGGCTCTGTAATTATTGAGTCTCAAGCTTGCGGAGTTCCTGTAGTTGGAAGTAGTAACGGAGGAATACCAGAGGTTATTGGAGATGGTGGGATAGTTGTAGAAGAAGGAGAAAACTTTGAAAAAAGATTTGCAGATGCTGTAGTTGAATTGTTAGAAAACC
This genomic stretch from Petrotoga sp. 9PW.55.5.1 harbors:
- a CDS encoding glycosyltransferase family 4 protein, producing the protein MIFLKILYITNLFPYPENETRGIFITRRLEVLKNYGIKFDVYGPIPKEGNSLKAVRKIIGREGINVYKPFYELGGIRYKYVFYDNNLFHVFSKKVLKKNKEKKLSKEVATKIYSNNNPYFDIIHAHGMYTPPAGLVAKLLSEKLNIPYVVTCHGSDINLGMPNNKELYNDVLENADKVIFVSNTLLNKAKSFGYSGSNSVVIPNGIEPDSFKPLNKEKIKRELGLNKKVIGFVGGLINIKRADKFPEIFENIASTQEVEFLVVGDGELREKVEKECKKRKINVKFVGRVPNDEAPYYMNAMDVMILPSRNEGFGSVIIESQACGVPVVGSSNGGIPEVIGDGGIVVEEGENFEKRFADAVVELLENPIERVYLRERALEFSWKNIVKQEVAVYEELFNN